A DNA window from Paraburkholderia sp. IMGN_8 contains the following coding sequences:
- a CDS encoding DsbA family oxidoreductase: MTQQLTIDFVSDIACPWCAIGLSSLQLALSRLGEAVDAQIVVHPFELNPHMGPDGEAIVDYLGKKYGRTPAQITETQAMIRERGASVGFAFGPRTRVYNTFDAHRLMHWAGIKGTQLPLKLALLRAYHSEGKDPSDHEVLVEAAQSVGLDAVEAREVLRGGDYADEVRAEEREYQAAGIQSVPAIIFNGRYLVSGGQPVETFEQVIQQILAEA, encoded by the coding sequence ATGACACAACAGCTAACAATCGATTTCGTATCCGATATCGCATGCCCATGGTGTGCGATCGGCCTGTCGTCGCTGCAGCTTGCGCTATCGCGCCTGGGCGAAGCGGTCGACGCTCAAATAGTCGTCCATCCCTTCGAATTGAATCCGCACATGGGGCCGGACGGCGAGGCCATTGTCGACTATCTCGGCAAAAAATACGGACGCACGCCGGCACAGATCACCGAAACGCAAGCCATGATCCGGGAGCGCGGGGCGAGCGTTGGTTTTGCCTTCGGCCCGCGTACGCGCGTCTATAACACCTTCGACGCGCACCGCCTGATGCATTGGGCCGGCATCAAAGGCACGCAGTTGCCGCTCAAACTGGCGTTGCTGCGGGCTTATCATTCCGAGGGTAAAGACCCAAGCGATCACGAAGTTCTGGTCGAAGCGGCCCAATCGGTCGGGCTCGACGCCGTGGAAGCACGTGAGGTACTGCGCGGCGGCGACTATGCCGATGAGGTTCGTGCGGAAGAACGGGAATACCAGGCGGCGGGTATCCAGTCAGTGCCGGCGATCATCTTTAACGGTCGCTATCTGGTGAGCGGCGGACAACCCGTGGAAACCTTCGAGCAAGTCATCCAGCAGATTCTGGCCGAAGCGTAG
- the bcsA gene encoding UDP-forming cellulose synthase catalytic subunit has protein sequence MQQKIHGITALTLLVGLAILAVVSVGLPYPVVNALLFIALFGLLASVQTPTTRPLLLAFSGFVIIRYVAWRFESFPIHGGLPTKIAAAALLLAELYCMGVVLLGYFVSVRPLERQPLPLPSDPDALPMVDVFIPTYSEPISVVAPTVYGAVELDYPKNRFRVYVLDDGFPRSKSAKNLEQRQALAERAAQLKALCARHGAIYLTRESNAHAKSGNLNAAMQGTSGELIAILDADHVPTRDFLRSTVGFFMHDSKAALVQTPHFFTNPDPLEKNLGLFNQMPAENDLFYRVVQPGLDTWNTSFFCGSGAIVRRAAIVEVGGFSTDSITEDASTSVKLHQRGWRSVYFGRPMVAGLQPETISGFLVQRIRWGVGMMQILMKQNPWLIRGLTLAQRFCYFSVGLFWFFPFARLVTFLMPILGIVFKLPLYPGGTDNLVGYTLPYLFVVLLTAERLNGRFRRIFSSELYETLQAFYMLPALVSALVRPNAPTFSVTPKGELNETDFISEFRLPFYGMFVCCAIGLVWGIVRMVHEPAARPVLTAAVLWITFNLFLSFGALGALFEKAQRRARPRIDIDEPITVVGQFGEQEVLLLDANELGLRVRVPDGTVLDRFEVRFRQHLLAAHVIAPVNAADHEYAALYAPRSPEEERAAVILAYGDSDRWMRQWKRREASANFVKSLLGMLAASLRGAHAHARHVGRKGFHG, from the coding sequence ATGCAGCAGAAAATCCATGGGATTACCGCACTCACGTTGCTGGTGGGGCTTGCCATACTGGCTGTCGTTTCAGTCGGCTTGCCTTACCCCGTAGTCAATGCATTACTTTTTATTGCGCTGTTCGGGTTGCTCGCCTCTGTGCAGACGCCCACCACACGACCACTCCTGCTTGCTTTCAGCGGCTTCGTCATCATCCGGTACGTCGCGTGGCGCTTCGAGTCGTTCCCGATCCATGGCGGCCTGCCCACAAAGATCGCCGCCGCCGCACTGCTGCTGGCCGAACTCTATTGCATGGGAGTCGTTCTGCTCGGTTATTTCGTCAGTGTCCGGCCGCTAGAGCGTCAGCCGCTGCCGCTGCCCTCCGATCCTGACGCGCTTCCGATGGTCGACGTCTTCATTCCGACCTACTCGGAGCCAATCTCGGTCGTTGCCCCAACGGTGTATGGCGCAGTCGAACTCGACTATCCGAAAAACCGCTTCCGCGTCTACGTGCTCGACGACGGTTTTCCTCGATCAAAAAGCGCGAAAAACCTCGAGCAGCGGCAGGCACTCGCCGAACGCGCCGCACAGTTGAAGGCGCTATGCGCAAGGCATGGCGCCATCTATCTGACTCGCGAATCGAACGCGCACGCAAAGAGCGGCAATCTGAACGCAGCGATGCAAGGCACGTCAGGCGAACTGATCGCCATCCTGGATGCGGATCACGTGCCGACGCGAGACTTCCTGCGTTCAACCGTCGGTTTTTTCATGCATGACTCGAAGGCTGCATTGGTGCAGACGCCGCATTTCTTTACCAACCCGGACCCCCTCGAGAAAAACCTCGGTCTGTTCAACCAGATGCCGGCTGAGAACGACCTGTTCTACCGTGTCGTTCAGCCGGGGTTGGACACGTGGAATACGTCGTTTTTCTGCGGCTCCGGCGCAATCGTCCGGCGCGCCGCCATCGTGGAAGTCGGCGGATTCTCGACGGACTCCATTACCGAAGACGCCTCGACTTCCGTCAAGCTGCATCAGCGAGGCTGGCGTTCGGTATATTTCGGCCGGCCGATGGTCGCGGGTCTGCAGCCTGAAACGATTTCGGGCTTTCTCGTTCAGCGCATCCGCTGGGGCGTCGGCATGATGCAGATTCTCATGAAGCAGAATCCGTGGTTGATTCGGGGGCTGACGCTTGCTCAGCGGTTCTGCTATTTTTCGGTCGGCCTTTTCTGGTTTTTTCCGTTCGCCCGCCTCGTCACTTTCCTGATGCCGATTCTCGGCATCGTGTTCAAGCTGCCGTTGTACCCGGGCGGGACGGACAACCTCGTCGGCTACACGCTTCCCTATCTCTTCGTCGTGCTTTTAACGGCTGAGCGGCTGAACGGACGCTTCCGGCGGATCTTTTCCTCCGAACTCTATGAAACGCTCCAGGCGTTTTACATGCTGCCTGCCCTCGTATCGGCCCTCGTGCGCCCCAACGCTCCGACGTTCAGCGTCACGCCAAAGGGAGAGTTGAACGAGACAGACTTCATCAGCGAATTCCGTCTGCCGTTCTACGGAATGTTTGTCTGTTGTGCGATCGGCCTCGTTTGGGGCATCGTCCGGATGGTTCACGAACCCGCGGCGCGCCCCGTCCTTACCGCGGCTGTGCTGTGGATCACCTTCAATCTGTTTCTGAGCTTCGGCGCCCTCGGCGCGCTGTTCGAGAAAGCGCAGCGCCGCGCGAGGCCGCGCATCGATATCGACGAGCCGATCACCGTCGTCGGCCAGTTCGGCGAACAGGAGGTACTGCTCCTCGACGCCAATGAACTGGGTTTGCGGGTCCGCGTTCCAGACGGCACGGTACTGGATCGATTCGAAGTCAGGTTCCGGCAACATTTGCTGGCGGCGCACGTCATTGCACCCGTCAATGCGGCGGATCACGAATATGCCGCGCTCTACGCACCCCGGTCGCCGGAAGAAGAGCGGGCCGCCGTCATCCTCGCTTATGGCGACAGTGACCGTTGGATGCGCCAGTGGAAGCGGCGAGAGGCATCGGCAAACTTCGTCAAGTCCCTGTTGGGCATGCTCGCCGCCTCGCTCAGAGGCGCCCATGCCCATGCGCGCCACGTCGGTCGCAAAGGCTTTCATGGCTAA
- a CDS encoding thioredoxin family protein encodes MATESPAGELGLAAPAFSLPATDGRTYTLDDVRGTKGLVVIFMCNHCPYVQAALPRIVREARELAALGIGTVGINSNDATAYPEDSFKRMVALAAERQLPFPYLHDETQQVARAYGAVCTPEFYGFDANLLLRYRGRLDASRKDPVPDARRELFEAMQQIAQTGVGPDMQYAALGCSIKWKSA; translated from the coding sequence ATGGCTACTGAATCTCCCGCAGGCGAACTCGGCCTTGCCGCGCCCGCGTTTTCGCTGCCCGCAACGGACGGGCGAACCTATACGCTTGACGACGTGCGCGGCACGAAAGGGCTCGTCGTGATCTTCATGTGCAACCATTGTCCATACGTGCAGGCTGCATTACCGCGGATCGTGCGCGAAGCGCGCGAGTTGGCGGCACTGGGTATCGGCACCGTGGGAATCAACTCGAACGACGCCACCGCCTATCCGGAGGATTCGTTCAAACGCATGGTGGCGCTCGCGGCCGAGCGGCAGTTGCCTTTCCCGTATCTGCATGACGAGACGCAGCAGGTTGCGCGGGCGTACGGCGCGGTGTGCACGCCGGAGTTCTACGGCTTCGACGCCAACTTGCTGTTGCGATACCGCGGCAGGCTGGATGCTTCACGCAAGGATCCGGTTCCCGACGCGCGCCGGGAACTGTTCGAGGCGATGCAGCAGATCGCGCAAACCGGCGTCGGCCCGGACATGCAGTATGCGGCGCTCGGATGCTCGATCAAGTGGAAGAGTGCGTGA
- a CDS encoding glucosidase — protein MPPLRAINLLQSKEGARLHGPELDRWRRWGPYLSERQWGTVREDYSEYGTAWDYFPHDHARSRMYRWGEDGIAGFGNDPLDWCVSLALWNGHDSIIKERLFGLTNAQGNHGEDVKELYFYLDGTPTHSYMKMLYKYPHDAYPYQDLIDENLRRGADQPEYEILDTGVFDDNRYFDVCVEYAKHTPDDIVMRVTVENRADQRAALHLLPQFWARNRWAWSGKPGKPSLTLESNTEEGARVVARNPALGTMIVTASAQQPIEWIFCENETNVRRIFGIDGVGPFKDGFNDYLVDGDEQAIRRDKGTRAAAHAYQQFAPHERSVLYLRWRPEPAPDAVPLDMNALFARRQAEADEFYAALQHDIPDADARLVQRQALAGMLWTKQYYQFDVTRWHDGDPGQPKPPKGRRRGRNADWRHMCNGDIVSMPDKWEYPWYASWDLAFHAVAFAMIDPDFAKKQLLLLVKERYMHPNGQLPAYEWAFGDANPPVHAWATWRVYELDREVTGVGDHAFLEVMFHKLLLNFSWWVNRKDADDRNIFQGGFLGLDNVGIFDRSSPLPTGGRIDQADGTAWMASYALDLMQIGLELAMTNNAYVEIAVKFFEHFLYIAEAVSCSEGCSTGLWDEPDEFFYDVLHLPDGTRVPMHIRSIVGLIPLFAVHVLEERVYGHLPGLRERLAWFLDHRPNLAKLVSRWTEPGKGKTTLLSLLRGHRMKSLLRRALDENEFLSEHGVRALSRVHRDAPYVFDHDGVSLCIEYQPAESDSRVFGGNSNWRGPVWIPVNYLLIESLYEFYRYYGDEFRVEYPTGSGNRFSLSEIADDLARRVTTLFLKDAQGVRPVMAAYPMLQADPRSRDLILFHEYFHGDNGRGVGASHQTGWSGLVALLLQPRMMKLSHVAPDAASVAAPVAEDTAPAMAR, from the coding sequence ATGCCACCGCTACGCGCAATCAATCTGCTCCAGTCGAAGGAAGGTGCCCGGCTCCATGGTCCGGAACTCGACCGATGGCGCCGCTGGGGACCTTATCTGAGCGAGCGGCAATGGGGCACTGTTCGCGAAGACTACAGCGAATACGGCACCGCATGGGACTATTTTCCGCACGATCATGCGCGCAGCCGCATGTACCGCTGGGGTGAGGACGGCATTGCCGGATTCGGCAACGACCCGCTCGACTGGTGCGTATCGCTCGCGCTCTGGAACGGGCACGATTCGATCATCAAGGAACGGCTCTTCGGGTTGACGAATGCGCAAGGCAATCACGGCGAGGACGTCAAGGAGCTTTACTTCTATCTCGACGGCACGCCGACGCATTCGTACATGAAGATGCTGTACAAGTATCCTCACGACGCGTACCCGTACCAGGATCTGATCGACGAAAATCTGCGGCGCGGCGCCGATCAGCCCGAATACGAAATCCTCGATACGGGCGTGTTCGACGATAACCGCTACTTCGACGTCTGCGTCGAGTATGCGAAGCACACACCCGACGATATCGTGATGCGCGTGACCGTCGAAAACCGCGCGGATCAGCGCGCGGCGCTTCATCTGTTGCCGCAATTCTGGGCGCGCAACAGATGGGCGTGGTCGGGCAAGCCCGGCAAGCCGTCGCTCACGCTGGAGTCGAATACAGAGGAGGGCGCGCGCGTCGTCGCGCGCAATCCCGCGCTCGGCACGATGATCGTGACGGCGTCGGCGCAACAGCCAATCGAGTGGATCTTCTGCGAAAACGAAACGAATGTGCGTCGCATTTTCGGCATCGATGGAGTAGGGCCGTTCAAGGACGGCTTCAATGACTACCTCGTCGACGGCGACGAGCAGGCAATCCGGCGCGACAAGGGCACCCGCGCCGCCGCGCATGCGTATCAGCAGTTCGCGCCTCATGAGCGCTCGGTGCTGTATCTGCGCTGGCGTCCCGAACCGGCTCCGGATGCCGTGCCGCTCGACATGAACGCGCTCTTCGCGCGCCGGCAAGCGGAGGCCGACGAGTTCTATGCGGCGCTTCAGCACGACATCCCCGACGCCGATGCGCGGCTCGTGCAGCGTCAGGCGCTCGCCGGCATGCTGTGGACGAAGCAGTACTACCAGTTCGATGTGACGCGCTGGCACGACGGCGACCCCGGCCAACCGAAGCCGCCGAAAGGACGCAGGCGCGGCCGCAACGCGGACTGGCGGCACATGTGCAATGGCGACATCGTGTCGATGCCCGACAAGTGGGAGTACCCATGGTACGCGTCGTGGGACCTCGCGTTTCATGCGGTCGCGTTCGCCATGATCGATCCCGACTTCGCGAAGAAGCAATTGCTGCTGCTCGTGAAAGAGCGCTACATGCATCCGAACGGGCAATTGCCCGCCTACGAGTGGGCGTTCGGCGATGCGAATCCGCCCGTTCATGCGTGGGCAACATGGCGTGTGTATGAACTCGACCGCGAGGTGACGGGCGTGGGCGATCACGCGTTTCTCGAAGTCATGTTCCACAAGCTGCTGCTCAATTTCTCGTGGTGGGTCAACCGCAAGGACGCGGATGACCGCAACATCTTTCAGGGCGGCTTTCTCGGGCTCGACAATGTCGGCATCTTCGACCGGTCTTCGCCGCTGCCGACCGGCGGCCGCATCGATCAGGCCGATGGCACGGCATGGATGGCCTCGTACGCGCTCGACCTGATGCAGATCGGCCTCGAACTGGCGATGACGAACAACGCGTACGTCGAAATCGCGGTGAAGTTCTTCGAGCACTTTCTGTATATCGCGGAAGCGGTCAGTTGCAGCGAAGGCTGCAGCACAGGGTTATGGGACGAACCCGACGAATTCTTCTACGACGTACTGCACCTTCCGGACGGAACCCGTGTGCCCATGCACATTCGTTCGATCGTCGGGCTGATTCCGCTCTTCGCCGTTCACGTGCTCGAGGAGCGGGTGTACGGCCATCTGCCGGGATTGCGCGAACGGCTGGCGTGGTTTCTCGATCATCGGCCGAATCTGGCAAAGCTGGTGTCGCGCTGGACCGAACCCGGCAAGGGCAAGACCACGCTGCTCTCGCTGTTGCGCGGACACCGGATGAAATCGCTGTTGCGCCGCGCGCTCGATGAAAACGAGTTTCTCTCGGAGCACGGTGTACGGGCGCTGTCCCGTGTGCATCGCGATGCACCGTACGTCTTTGACCATGACGGCGTGAGCTTGTGCATTGAATACCAGCCAGCCGAATCGGACTCGCGTGTTTTCGGCGGCAATTCGAACTGGCGCGGGCCGGTCTGGATACCGGTCAACTACCTGCTGATCGAATCGCTGTATGAGTTCTATCGCTACTACGGCGATGAGTTTCGCGTCGAATATCCGACGGGATCGGGCAACCGTTTTTCGCTGAGCGAGATTGCCGACGATCTCGCACGGCGCGTCACCACGCTCTTTCTCAAAGATGCACAAGGCGTGCGGCCCGTGATGGCGGCCTATCCGATGCTGCAAGCCGACCCGCGTTCGCGGGATCTCATACTATTCCACGAGTACTTTCACGGCGACAACGGACGCGGCGTCGGCGCTTCGCATCAGACCGGCTGGAGCGGGCTTGTCGCGCTGCTGCTCCAGCCGCGCATGATGAAGTTGTCCCATGTAGCGCCTGATGCTGCGTCGGTGGCCGCGCCAGTGGCCGAAGACACCGCACCGGCCATGGCTCGATAG
- a CDS encoding pseudouridine-5'-phosphate glycosidase: protein MVADLAHSWLTCSAPVAAAQAAGRPLVALESTIIAHGMPYPENVRTAREVEALIRDLGAEPATIALIGGRIRIGLSDDELELLGRSDQVHKVSRRDLPAVLAGGGLGATTVAGTMICAALAGIEVFVTGGIGGVHRGAPETFDISADLQELAKTSVAVVCAGAKSILDIGLTLEYLETHGVPVLSCEQDNFAAFYTRDSGFRADFRLDDAAAQARFIRTKWDLGLVGGVVLSTPVPEAAAMRFDEIDALTQQALAEATAQGIAGKAVTPFLLARIKALTSGRSLATNIALVKHNAEVGARLALALAHAGRGAGVA, encoded by the coding sequence ATGGTTGCGGACCTTGCACACTCCTGGTTGACCTGCAGCGCACCTGTGGCCGCGGCACAGGCCGCTGGCCGCCCGCTCGTGGCGCTGGAATCGACCATCATCGCTCACGGCATGCCCTATCCGGAGAACGTTCGCACTGCGCGCGAAGTGGAAGCCTTGATCCGTGACCTGGGCGCCGAGCCCGCGACCATCGCACTGATCGGCGGGCGCATCCGCATCGGCCTTTCGGACGACGAGCTGGAACTGCTCGGCCGCTCGGACCAGGTACACAAGGTCAGCCGCCGCGACTTGCCGGCAGTGCTGGCCGGCGGCGGGCTCGGCGCCACGACAGTGGCCGGCACGATGATATGTGCCGCCCTGGCCGGCATCGAGGTCTTCGTTACCGGCGGCATTGGCGGCGTGCACCGGGGCGCGCCGGAAACCTTCGACATTTCGGCCGACCTGCAGGAACTGGCGAAGACCTCGGTGGCGGTGGTCTGTGCCGGTGCGAAGTCCATCCTGGACATCGGGCTCACGTTGGAATACCTGGAAACGCACGGCGTGCCGGTGCTCAGTTGCGAGCAGGACAATTTCGCTGCGTTTTACACGCGCGACAGCGGCTTTCGCGCGGACTTCAGGCTGGACGACGCGGCAGCGCAGGCACGCTTCATCCGCACCAAGTGGGACCTGGGCCTCGTGGGCGGCGTGGTGTTGAGCACGCCGGTGCCGGAAGCGGCAGCGATGAGGTTCGACGAGATCGACGCGCTGACTCAGCAGGCGCTCGCCGAGGCCACGGCGCAAGGAATCGCCGGTAAGGCCGTGACACCCTTCCTGCTGGCTCGCATCAAGGCACTGACAAGTGGACGCAGCCTGGCGACAAACATCGCGCTCGTGAAACACAATGCCGAAGTGGGGGCGAGGTTGGCGCTGGCGTTGGCGCACGCAGGGCGCGGGGCGGGCGTGGCGTAG
- a CDS encoding RNA polymerase sigma-70 factor, whose protein sequence is MDDNAHAFNGLRPRLQKIAYRMLGSVAEAEDIVQDVWLRWHAAARESIDNAEAWLVAVTTRMSIDRLRAAKIQREHYTGIWLPEPQMTDSPATPEEVTERADDVSVAFLILLERLTPEARAAFLLREVFDADYSEVADAIGKTEAACRQLVSRAKAQLRDERPRYAVPRETHLRLLRTFAQALERGDFPAINVLLAEDAMLIGDGGGKVPSFPKPMVGGRRIAQLFYASSLRYGSELSVKLVVLNGQWALLRFIEGKLESAQSIETDGERIVRIHVQRNPDKLARIAAACANG, encoded by the coding sequence ATGGACGACAACGCGCATGCCTTTAACGGGCTCCGCCCCCGATTGCAGAAGATTGCCTATCGAATGCTGGGGTCCGTGGCCGAAGCCGAAGATATTGTGCAGGACGTCTGGCTGCGTTGGCATGCGGCGGCCCGCGAGAGCATCGATAACGCGGAAGCGTGGCTCGTCGCGGTCACGACACGGATGTCCATCGACCGTCTGCGCGCCGCGAAGATTCAGCGCGAACACTACACGGGCATCTGGTTGCCCGAGCCGCAGATGACCGACTCACCGGCTACACCGGAGGAGGTCACGGAGCGTGCAGACGACGTCTCCGTGGCATTTCTGATACTGCTCGAGCGGCTGACGCCGGAAGCGCGGGCAGCCTTCCTGCTACGCGAGGTCTTCGACGCGGACTACAGCGAAGTCGCCGATGCCATCGGCAAAACGGAGGCGGCGTGCCGGCAACTGGTCAGCCGCGCAAAAGCGCAACTACGCGACGAACGCCCGCGTTATGCGGTGCCGCGCGAGACGCATCTTCGCCTGCTGCGGACCTTCGCGCAGGCGCTGGAGCGCGGCGACTTCCCTGCGATCAACGTATTGCTGGCCGAAGACGCGATGCTGATCGGCGACGGCGGCGGAAAAGTCCCGAGCTTCCCGAAGCCGATGGTGGGCGGCCGGCGCATCGCGCAGCTTTTCTACGCGTCGTCGCTGCGTTACGGCAGCGAACTCAGCGTCAAGCTCGTGGTGCTCAATGGTCAGTGGGCACTGCTGCGCTTTATCGAAGGCAAGCTCGAATCGGCGCAGTCGATCGAAACGGACGGCGAGCGCATCGTTCGCATCCACGTGCAGCGCAACCCCGACAAGCTGGCGCGCATCGCGGCGGCATGCGCCAACGGTTGA
- a CDS encoding carboxymuconolactone decarboxylase family protein, translating to MTQRINYVQQSPELFKKFLELSNLLKDSAIEESIRDLVSIRASQINGCGFCLDMHVKEARIHGERELRIHHLATWRESTLFAPRERAALAWTEVLTKLPEHGVPDDLYERVRTQFSDKELSDLTFEVMAINGWNRANIAFKTVPGSSDKALGLDKANLA from the coding sequence ATGACGCAGCGTATCAACTACGTTCAGCAATCGCCGGAGCTGTTCAAGAAGTTCCTCGAACTCAGCAATCTGCTGAAGGACAGCGCAATCGAAGAATCGATCCGTGACCTAGTGTCGATCCGGGCATCGCAGATCAATGGTTGCGGATTCTGCCTCGACATGCACGTGAAGGAAGCGCGCATCCACGGCGAGCGGGAACTGCGCATCCATCATCTCGCGACGTGGCGCGAGTCGACGCTCTTCGCGCCGCGCGAACGCGCCGCGCTCGCGTGGACGGAAGTGCTGACGAAGCTTCCCGAACACGGCGTGCCCGACGATCTCTACGAGCGCGTGCGTACCCAGTTCTCCGACAAGGAACTGTCGGACCTGACGTTCGAAGTGATGGCCATCAACGGATGGAACCGCGCGAATATCGCGTTCAAGACCGTGCCGGGTTCGTCCGACAAGGCATTGGGTCTCGACAAGGCAAACCTGGCCTGA
- a CDS encoding cupin domain-containing protein — protein sequence MFRLKYTALAIAVVVCTLMGEARAATPAAIVTPLMTKPLDDYPGKEALMITVEYPPGAVDPVHRHHAHGFIYVLEGSIVMQVKGGKEVTLTPGQTFYEGPNDIHTVGRNASQTQPAKFIVLLLKDKGAPVLVPEK from the coding sequence ATGTTTCGCTTGAAATACACTGCACTGGCCATAGCCGTCGTCGTATGCACATTGATGGGCGAGGCCCGCGCCGCGACGCCCGCGGCAATCGTCACGCCGTTGATGACGAAGCCGCTCGACGACTATCCGGGCAAGGAAGCCTTGATGATCACCGTCGAGTACCCGCCGGGTGCCGTCGATCCTGTCCATCGGCATCATGCGCACGGGTTCATCTACGTGCTGGAAGGATCGATCGTGATGCAGGTCAAGGGCGGCAAGGAAGTCACGCTGACGCCCGGACAGACCTTCTATGAAGGCCCGAACGATATTCATACCGTCGGACGCAACGCAAGCCAGACCCAACCGGCAAAGTTCATCGTGCTGCTGCTGAAGGACAAGGGCGCGCCCGTTCTCGTGCCGGAGAAGTAA
- a CDS encoding LysR substrate-binding domain-containing protein, with product MPAYPSRRPVAGTDDPFASSFATSYAGVVSFLAVANEGSFARAGDRLGIGRSSVSRNVQKLEAQLDARLFLRTTRSTSLTREGELFYENCQPGIERIAQALEDMRELRNGPARGHLRIGSTPGFGRKIVAPLLRGFHTQYPEIALELLLNDRPADFAADRIDVSFRDGRMEDSGIVARQLIPMQMLVCASPAYARIHGLPRHVDELAGHRCINVRTASGRVREWEFKVDGLAQRRQPVALHTFNDADLILQAVLDGLGIAQLPAYQVCDLLGKGELISCLGQHAADDGGHYLCYLSRKHLPARIRVFIDYMTEHTRALDLQCVTTMTTLSTVE from the coding sequence ATGCCAGCTTACCCATCACGCCGCCCCGTCGCCGGCACCGACGATCCGTTCGCAAGCAGCTTTGCGACCAGTTACGCCGGCGTCGTTTCTTTTCTGGCCGTCGCCAATGAAGGCAGCTTTGCCCGCGCGGGCGATCGCCTCGGCATCGGCCGATCCTCGGTTAGCCGCAACGTGCAGAAACTCGAGGCCCAGCTCGACGCACGTCTCTTCCTGCGCACGACGCGAAGCACGTCGCTGACGCGCGAAGGCGAACTTTTCTACGAGAACTGTCAGCCGGGCATAGAGCGCATCGCCCAGGCGCTGGAAGACATGCGGGAGCTGCGCAACGGGCCAGCTCGCGGCCATCTGCGCATCGGCTCGACGCCCGGCTTCGGCCGCAAGATCGTCGCGCCGCTGCTGCGAGGCTTTCACACGCAATATCCGGAGATCGCACTGGAATTGCTGCTGAACGATCGCCCCGCCGACTTCGCAGCCGATCGCATCGACGTATCGTTTCGCGATGGACGCATGGAAGACAGCGGGATCGTGGCGCGGCAGCTGATTCCGATGCAGATGCTCGTCTGCGCATCGCCCGCCTATGCACGGATTCACGGCTTGCCGCGCCATGTCGACGAACTGGCGGGTCATCGCTGCATCAACGTCCGGACGGCGTCGGGCCGCGTCAGGGAATGGGAATTCAAGGTCGACGGTCTTGCGCAGCGGCGCCAGCCCGTCGCGCTGCACACGTTCAACGACGCGGATCTGATCCTGCAGGCGGTGCTCGACGGGCTGGGCATCGCGCAGTTGCCGGCTTATCAGGTGTGCGATCTGCTTGGCAAAGGGGAGTTGATCAGTTGTCTCGGGCAGCATGCAGCCGACGACGGCGGCCATTACCTCTGCTATCTCAGCCGCAAGCATCTTCCTGCCCGAATCCGTGTGTTCATCGACTATATGACCGAGCACACAAGAGCGCTCGACCTGCAGTGCGTGACGACGATGACGACGTTATCGACAGTCGAGTGA
- a CDS encoding SDR family oxidoreductase, producing MKIVVIGGTGLIGSKVVKDLRARGHTVVAASPASGVNTMTGEGLNEALTGANVVVDLANSPSFEDAAVLEFFETSGRNLFAAEIAAGVQHHVALSVVGTDRLAQSGYFRGKIAQEKLIRESGVPYTIVHSTQFFEFLGSIVQSGSDGQTIRLSPAFFQPIASDDVAAAVADFAVGTPRNGVVEIAGPERVRLADMVQRFLSATHDSRKAVEDATALYFGAELRDDTLVPGANPRLGTVHFDAWFAQTQVAR from the coding sequence ATGAAGATTGTCGTGATTGGTGGCACAGGACTCATCGGCAGTAAAGTCGTCAAGGACCTGCGCGCGCGCGGTCATACCGTCGTTGCGGCGTCGCCCGCATCGGGCGTGAACACAATGACTGGCGAAGGCCTGAACGAGGCATTGACGGGCGCGAATGTCGTAGTCGATCTGGCCAACTCACCCTCGTTCGAAGATGCCGCGGTGCTCGAGTTCTTCGAGACGTCCGGCCGGAATCTGTTTGCTGCGGAGATTGCCGCGGGCGTACAGCATCACGTCGCGCTCTCCGTCGTCGGCACGGACCGTCTTGCGCAAAGCGGCTATTTCCGCGGCAAGATCGCTCAGGAGAAGCTGATCCGCGAATCGGGTGTGCCGTACACGATCGTCCATTCGACCCAGTTCTTCGAGTTTCTTGGCAGCATCGTGCAATCGGGTAGTGACGGCCAGACCATACGGCTGTCGCCTGCATTCTTCCAGCCGATTGCATCGGACGACGTGGCGGCCGCTGTCGCCGACTTCGCTGTCGGCACACCGCGCAACGGCGTCGTGGAGATCGCGGGTCCGGAACGGGTGCGGCTCGCCGACATGGTGCAGCGCTTCCTCTCGGCGACTCACGATTCGCGCAAGGCCGTCGAGGATGCAACCGCCCTTTACTTCGGTGCCGAGTTGCGGGACGACACGCTCGTCCCGGGCGCCAATCCGCGCCTCGGCACGGTGCATTTCGACGCGTGGTTCGCTCAGACACAAGTCGCGAGATAA